A window of the Lactuca sativa cultivar Salinas chromosome 7, Lsat_Salinas_v11, whole genome shotgun sequence genome harbors these coding sequences:
- the LOC111883844 gene encoding phosphatidylglycerophosphate phosphatase PTPMT2 codes for MKIEDLEDSSDVKNNQQIVDYNYSRQIVTVDAKRALVGAGARILFYPTLLYNVCRNKIQAEFRWWDQIDQFLLLGAVPFPKDVPRLKQLGVGGVITLNEPYETLVPSSLYCAHGIDHLVIPTRDYLFAPSFVDIDRAVNFIHKNATNCKTTYVHCKAGRGRSTTIVLCYLVEYKNMTPSSALEYVRSRRPRVLLAPSQWKAVQEYKQWRLASTATSSPSSGDAVLITKADLEGYNGQLQGKELALVPRVAKTRPMIAKLSCLFASLKVSGGSSLMNMKLTEAPAC; via the exons ATGAAGATCGAGGATTTGGAGGATTCATCTGATGTGAAAAATAATCAACAAATTGTCGATTATAATTATAGTCGGCAAATTGTTACAGTGGATGCGAAGAGAGCGTTGGTTGGAGCTGGTGCTCGCATCCTGTTTTACCCCACGCTTCTGTATAATGTTTGTCGTAACAAGATTCAAGCTGAGTTCAGATGGTGGGATCAAATCGATCAG TTTCTTCTTCTGGGTGCTGTTCCATTTCCAAAAGATGTTCCAAGATTGAAGCAACTTGGTGTTGGTGGTGTCATCACCCTCAATGAGCCTTATGAAACTTTGGTTCCTTCGTCTTTATATTGT GCTCATGGTATAGACCATCTTGTTATTCCCACCAGAGATTACCTATTTGCCCCTTCATTTGTTGACATTGATCGAGCAGTAAATTTCATTCACA agAATGCAACAAATTGCAAGACTACATATGTACACTGCAAAGCTGGAAGGGGTAGAAGCACAACAATTGTACTATGTTATTTG GTGGAATACAAGAACATGACTCCATCTTCAGCACTGGAATACGTACGATCTAGACGACCTAGAGTGCTCTTAGCTCCATCTCAGTGGAAG GCAGTTCAGGAATACAAGCAGTGGCGATTAGCATCAACTGCCACGTCATCACCATCATCAGGGGATGCTGTTTTGATCACGAAAGCTGATTTGGAAGGGTATAATGGTCAATTACAAGGCAAAGAATTGGCACTTGTTCCAAGAGTAGCAAAAACAAGGCCCATGATAGCAAAACTATCATGTCTTTTTGCATCTTTGAAAGTTTCTGGTGGATCTTCTTTAATGAATATGAAGTTAACTGAGGCCCCAGCTTGTTAG